CGACCCCCAGGCCGGCGCGATCTCTGCCTCCGTGATGAACTTCGTCGTTCTGACCGCTGCCCTCTCAAGCCTCAACGCCGGTTTGTACTCCACCGGACGGATCCTGCGTTCCATGGCAATCAAAGGCTCAGCTCCCCGCTTCACCGCCCGCATCAGCGCCTCCGGTGTCCCTTACGGCGGCATCCTGCTGACTGCCGTCATCACGTTGATGGGCGTTGGCCTGAACGCCATCGTTCCGTCGCAGGTCTTTGAAATCGTGCTCGAGGTCTCGGCGCTGGGCATCATCGGCGGTTGGGCCACGATCATGCTCTGCCACATCAAGCTGCAAGCGTGGGTGCGGAGCGGCAAAGTCACCAGGCCAGCGTTCCGGCTCTTCGGTGCCCCCTTCACTTCCTATCTAACCCTCGGATTCCTGGCCTTTGTCCTGGTCACCATGGGCTTCTCGGAAACAGGCCGGTGGGTGCTCGCTTCCCTGCTGGTATTGGCACCGCTGCTCGTGGGTGGCTGGTATGCCCACCGTGGCCGAATCCGTAATGAGCAGTCCGCTTTGAACCCGCCCTCAGTTTGAAAGAGAAAACACGTCACATGAGCACCCTTTCCCCCCTTCCAAAAATTGGCACGCCCAGCCGCGCCTGGAGGTCGCGCGCCGATGCTTGGGAGTTCCTGGGATATGCCATCAAGCAGCTTGCCTTGGACCTTCACTCCTCCTCCGACTCCGGCTTGCACTCCCAGATCAGCCGCACTTTCGCGCTCCTGGATGCCGTGGAGCCCTACTGGGCGGAGCCGGGCGTTGCGGCGGTGGCCCAGTTGCGCCAATTGGTCGACGACGGCGACCCCCACGCCGCGCTGGAACTTCTGGGCGGTTTGGCGCACCTTCCTCTGGCTTCCGGTGCGGAGCAAGGTTCAGTTTCCGGGGGTCTCCAGGAGTCGTCCGAGGACGAGGTTGCACAAGCCGAGCAGGCTGACCGTCCTCGCTTTGAGGTTCTGGTGGTGGACAACATCACGGCCCAGGAAGCTGAGTCGCTCAAGAACAACATGGCTGCCCAGCGCCGCCCATCGGATGCTTTCACGTACGAAATCAATGTGGTCCCCAGCTACGAAGACGCGTTGGTCGCCGTCCTCCTCAACCCCGATATCCAAGCGGTGATCCTGCGTCCGGGCTTCTCGGTTCGCAGCTCCCAGCAGCTGGGCAGCGACCTCCGCCGCTTCCTGGCCGGGCACACTCCCGAAGGCCTGCAGGCGTTGCGGCCCGTCAAACGGATCCTGGGCCTGGCCGAGGAAATATCCGGGCTCAGGCCTGAGTTGGACGTCTACCTGGTTGCAGGCGTCTCCATCGAGTCCCTAGCCGGATCGCTGACCAGGAAGTTCCGGAGGATTTTCCGCAGGCAGGATCACCTGGACCTGCACTTGTCCCTGTTGTCCGGGGTTGCAGAACGATACGAGGCTCCGTTCTTCACAGCCCTGCTGGATTACAGCCGCCGGCCTGCAAGCGTCTTCCACGCGCTGCCCATTTCGCGTGGCGGATCCGTTGGGAACTCCCCCTGGATCCGCGACATGGCCGATTTTTACGGGACAAACCTGCTTTTGGCAGAGACTTCGGCAACGTCCGGCGGCCTCGATTCCCTGCTGGACCCGCATGGATCCATCAAGCAGGCGCAGGACCTCGCCGCCCGGGCCTTCGGAGCGCAACGAACGTACTTCGTTACCAACGGCACGTCCACGGCCAACAAGATCGTTCATCAATCCCTGCTGGCCCCTGGTGACGTCGTGCTGGTTGACCGGAACTGCCACAAGTCCCACCACTACGCCTTTGTGCTCGCCGGTGCCCGCGTTTCATATCTGGATGCCTATCCCTTGGACAAGTACGCCTTCTATGGTGCTGTGCCCTTGGCGAGTTTGAAGCGCAGGCTGCTTGAGTACCGGCGGGCCGGACGGCTGCACGAAGTCAAAATGGTCACGCTCACCAACTGCACCTTTGACGGCATCGTTTACGACGTCGAGCGTGTCATGGAGGAATGCCTGGCCATCAAACCTGACTTGGTGTTCCTCTGGGACGAGGCATGGTTTGCCTTCGCGCGCTCCCATCCCATCTACCGGCGTCGAACGGGTATGGCTTCAGCAGCCGCGCTGGAAGCTTCCTTCAGCAACCCTGCCTACGCGGCCCGCTATGCCGAGCAGGCAGCGGCCTTGCACGACCCCGTAACGGGTGAACCTCTTGATGACGAGGCCTGGTTGAACAGGCGGCTGATTCCCAACCCTGCGAAGGCGCGGATCAGGGTTTACGCCACCCAGTCAACACATAAGACCCTGACGTCCCTACGTCAGGGCTCCATGATTCACGTGTACGACCAAGACTTCATGGCATCCAACCAGGAGTCCTTCCGCGAGGCGTACATGACCCACACCTCCACCTCACCCAACTACCAAATCCTGGCTTCCCTGGACATTGGCCGGCGGCAAGTGGAGCTGGAAGGTTTTGGTTTGGTCCAGAAGCAATCCGACCTCGCCGTCTCTGTGGCACAAGCAGTCGCACGGCATCCCCTGCTGAAGAAGTACTTCCGGGTGTTGACCTCGCGGGACCTTATTGAGCCCCAATACCGCGAAACCAGCGCCGCCATGCCGCTACGGGAGGGACTGGCGGAACTTGAGGACGCGTGGCAACGCGATGAGTTCGTCATTGATCCGAGCCGCCTCACGCTGGACATCAGCAGGACAGGGATCGACGGCGACACGTTCCGCCACAGCTACCTCATGGACGATCACGGGATCCAGGTGAATAAGACGTCCCGGAACACTGTGCTGTTCATGACCAACATCGGCACCTCGCGAAGTTCCGTGGCATACCTGATCGAGGTCCTGGTCAAACTCGCCGAGGGATTCGAAAACCCCCATCCATCATCGCGACCCCGCACGGTGCCCGTGCTTTCGCCCGCGTCTTCGGCCGTGTCTTCGGTGCCCGGAGGATCAGTGGTGGTTGGACAGACGCCGCCGCTCCCGGACTTCAGCACGTTCGCAGCGCGGTTCCGTGTGGACGACGCCTGTGAAGACGGCGATATCCGCGCAGCCTACTTCGAAAGCTACAAGCCCGAATCCACGGCCTACTTGTCCGCCGACGAACTGGCCCTTGCGGTCCGTGCCGGGCAGGAAGTCATTTCCGCCGGCTTCGTCACACCGTATCCGCCGGGCTTCCCCATCCTCGTCCCGGGCCAGGTCATTACCCGGCAGACGTTGGAGTTCATGGCTGCTTTGGACACCCGGGAGATCCACGGTTTCGATCACGAACGTGGCTACCGGGTCTTCGTGGATGGGTCTGCGGTTTCGGGGTCCGGCTTCGCGGAGGCTGGTGTTTCGGAGACTGCTGTGGAAACGGCGGGCATCGGGCGGCTCCCCGCCGCTTCGTAGGACTGGGCGGATACCTGCGCAGAGTGCGCTACGCGCTTTGGCGGGCCCAACCAAAAGCGGGTGCGATGTGCTTCGCGACGTTCCCCAGGAGCTTCGCGTTGTACTCCACCCCGAGTTGGTTGGGCACCGTCAGGAGGACCGTGTCGGCAGCTTGGACGGCTGCATCGGCTGCTAGTTCTTCTGCCAAGCCGTCCGGCTCCCCGATGTAGCTCTTCCCGAAACGGGACAACGCGCCGTCGAGAATTCCTACCTGGTCCTGCCGGTCCGCTTGGGCGCGAAGGCCGAAGTAGCGGTTGTCCACCTCATCGACGATCGGCAGGATGCTGCGGCTAACTGAAACGCGGGGCTCGAAGTCGTGCCCGGCAGCTGCCCAGGCTTCACGGAACATGTGGATCTGCTCGGCTTGCAGTTGGTCGAACGGGACGCCGGTATCCTCGGTCAGGAGCGTGGAACTCATGAGGTTCATGCCCTGCTCGGCGGCCCAGACTGCCGTCTTGCGGGTGCCCGCACCCCACCAGATTCGCTGTGGGAGTCCCGGGGAGAGCGGCTGGATAGGCAGAAGCCCGGTGGCTCCGCCTGCGTAGTGGGGATCAGCTTGGGCTACTCCGTGCCCGGCGATTGCTTTGCGGAAGAGCGCGGTGTGGCGACGCGCCATGTCGCCCGTGTCCTCGCCTGCATTTGGGACATGGCCAAAGTTGGCGGCTCCGTTCAGGGCAGGCTCGGGTGAACCACGGCTTACACCAAGCTGAAGCCGGCCGTCGCTGATCAGGTCCGTGGCTGCAGCCTCCTCCGCCATGTACAGCGGGTTCTCGTAGCGCATGTCAATCACGCCAGTGCCCATCTCGATGGTGCTGGTCCGTGCGGCAATGGCGGCGAGCAGCGGGAACGGGGAGGCTTGTTGGCGGGCGAAGTGGTGCACACGGAAGAACGCGCCGTCGATCCCCAGTTCCTCTGCGGCCACGGCCAGTTCGATGCCCTGCTTGAGTGATTCACCAGCCGAGGGCACCAGCGAACCAGGGACGCGCGCCCAATGGCCGAAGGAAAGGAAGCCGATCCGTTTGTTGTGCATGTCCGGGACAACAGCGGTAGGTGCCCGCTAATTCCTCAGTCGGCGCGTCGGTAGTGCATGGCGACCGCGCCGTTGCTGAGCGGCTCGGCCGAGATCAGTTCGAGGCGCCTGGTGCTGGGCAGCCCGCCCTGGTACAGAGTGGGACCGTGGCCGGTGATCATGGGGTGGACCAGGAACTTGTACTCGTCGACGAGGTCCAGTCGATCCAGCTCCGTAGCAAGTTTGCCGCTGCCGACAAGAACGCCGTCAGGAGTCCCCTCTTTGAGATCCTGCACCGCAGTGCGCAACTCGCCGACGAGGTGATGGCTGTTGGTCCACGGGAAGTCGCTACGGGTAGCCGAGACCACGTATTTGGGCTTGGTTTCGAGTTTGAGGGCCCAATCGCGCATAGCTGGCGGCGCATCGACGTCGCCACGCGCCACCAGCGGCCAGTAGTCCTCCATCATTTCGTACGTGGTGCGGCCCCAGAGCATCGCGCCGCTCTCCTCCAGAAGCCGGGTGAAGTGGGCGTGCGTCTCGTCGTCGGCGATGCCCTCCCGGTGGTCGATGCAACCATCCAGTGTGACGTTGATGCTGAACGTTAGAAGGCCCATGCGGTGATTCTATGCAGCTAAAAGCAACGCGGGGTCACATACGGCCCATATTTACGCCAAACATGGGCCGTATCTGACCCCGCGTTGCTTTAAAAAGGGGGCTTAGCGGCTGCTACCCGCCAGCAAACCGCGCCGCTGCAGCAGGCGCTTCTCGATCGGGGCGAAAACGAGGAGCTCGATCAGGATGCCCACCGCCAGGATCAACAGGATCGCGGACATGACCACAGCCATGTCTGACAGCGCACGTCCTTGGTCAAGCAGCGAGCCCAAGCCGAAGCCGATGGTGCCACCCACAGCGATGATTTCCGCGGCCATCAAAGAACGCCAGGAGAAAGCCCAACCCTGCTTCAATCCGCCGATGTATCCGGGAAGTGCTGCGGGAAGGACGATCTGCAGGGCCATCTGCAGGCGGTTCGCGCCGAGCACAGTACCCACGCTGCGGTATTGCGGCGGGATCTGGTCCACACCGGAGATGAGGCCATTGATGATCGACGGAATGGCGCCCATGAGGACCACGAAGTAGACGGTGCCATCCGTCAGGCCAAACCAGATGATCGCCGCCGGCACCCAGGCCACGGACGGCAGCACCTGAAGCCCGGAAATCAACGGCCCAAAGGCACGGCGGAGAGGAGCAACCTGTGCAAGCAACAAGCCCACAGGCGTGGCAACTACCACCGAAATCAGGAAGCCGATCAAACCGCGCTGCAACGAGGTCCACACCGATTCCTGAACCCTGCCTTCGCCCCAGAGCGTCACCAGCTGGTTGAGCACATCAAGGGGCCCGGGAACCTGGTCACGGCGCTTGAGGCCGAGGGACACGTAGAACTGCCAGACGAGGACGAGAACTACCAAGGCTGCGATCGGCAGCAGCACGCGCTTCCAATCGATGTCGGCTTTACGTCCGGTATCGGACTGGAGGTTGTCCAGGCCCGCTTCGAGGTCGCGCAGCTCTGAGGGGTTGCCCTTCAAGGACGGCGACGTTATGTGCTCGCTGGTTTCGCTCACGGGCAGGGTCCGCTCTTGGGTAGTGGTGGGGTTACTTGGCATGGCGGCGGATCTCCTCGCGTAGCCGGCGGGTAATGACTCCGGTCAGCTCCCCAGCACGACCAGCATCAGTTCGGTGTTCCTCCGTCACATCCCATTCGGCCACAACACGACCAGGACGCGAGGACAAAAGCAGCACGCGCTGGCCCAAGCGAACAGCCTCACGAACGTTGTGCGTCACGAACACGATGGTGCGGCCGGTTTCCTTCCAGATCCGCTCGAGTTCGTCGTGAAGGAGATCGCGCGTAATCGCATCAAGCGCCGCGAAAGGCTCATCCATCAACAACAGTTGCCGGTCCTGGGCCAAAGAACGTGCAAGGGCAACGCGTTGCCGCATGCCGCCAGAAAGTTCGTGTGGACGCTTGTCGCCGGCACCGCCGAGGTGTACAAGTTCCAGCAATTCGGTTGCCCGTTCGCGGCGGCTGGCCTTGCTGCTGGACTTGTCAGCCAGCTGAAGTGCGAGTTCGATGTTGCCTCTCGCCGTCAACCACGGGAACAGTGCCGAGTCCTGGAACATGAAGGCCGCGCCGTCGCTGGGCACCTCAAGGGCGCCCGACGTCGGATGCTCAAGTCCCGCCATGATGTTCAGTAGCGTGGACTTGCCGCAGCCGGACGCACCGAGGAGGGCTACGAACTCGCCCTGCGCGATGGTGGCATTGACGTCGTCCAGCACCGGGGCGCCGTCGCCGAAGCGCTTGCCCAGGTTCTCGAGTACGACTGGCATGGTCCCGTCCTTCGTGTTGATTGGTGGAGCTGATATGGCTGAAGGCTGGCCCGCTCCCCCACCCGTATTCCGGAGGGGAAGCGGACCAGCCGATTGGTGCTTAGTCCTGGCCGAGCCCTGCAGCGGACGTCTTCTTGCCCTCTACTTCGTTCAAGGCCCGGAGGTCGAAGATGCCGTTGATATCGGCAGCCTTGGTGGTGCCGGCGTCCACGCCGTCCTGGAGGAGCTTCTTGTACGTTCCGGCCAGAGGATCTGTGGTGAAGGTGATGTTCTTCAACGCCCGGTCGATCACGTTGGCGGGGAGCGGCTTGCCGGCTGTGTCCTTGAGGACGGCGTTGATGGTGTTGGCCTTCTCTTCCGGCGTTGCGGAGTTCAGCCAGTTCACGGATTCGACGTGGCCCTTGAGCAGTGCCTTCACAGTCTCGGGGTGCTCGGCGGCGAACTTCTTGTTCACAATCAGGATGGTGGTGGTGAATTCACCCTTGTCCCACAGGTCCTTCTCGTCCACGAGAACCTTCGCGCCGGCTTCGAGGACCAAACGGGAGGCCCACGGCTCAGGCAACCACGCGCCGTCGAGCTTTCCGTCCTGGAAGAGCTTCAGTGTCTGGGCGTTTTCTGTCGGGTTGATGTTGACGTCGCCGCTGCCGTCAGGGTTGGTCTTGTAGCCCTGGTGGCCCAACCATGCGCGGAGGGCAACGTCCTGCGTTCCGCCGAGCTGCGGGGAGGCGAGGACCTTGCCCTTGAGGTCGGCCGCGGAGTTGATTTCGGGCTTGACCACCAGCTGGGCGCCGCCGGCTGCTGCCCCGGCGATGATGCTGACCGACTCGCCGTTGCTCTTGACGAACGAGTTGATGGCCGGGTTGGGGCCGATGTACGTGGCATCGATGGCGCCGGCGTTCAAGGCCTCGATCGCGGCGGGGCCTGCGTTGAAGATCTGGGTGCTGAGCTTGGTATCGCCGAGGTCCTTGGCGATGATGCCTTTGCTGATGCCCACCAGGGCCGGGCCGTGCGTCACGTTGCTGAAGTAGCCGAGCTTGAGCTCGGCAGCAGGCGACGTTGTGGGGGCCGGAGCGGCCTCGTTGCTGCGGGAGACGGCCGACGCAACCGCTGCGCCCGCACCGATGAGCAGGACCAGGCCGACGGCCAATCCGATCTCAAGGGTGCGGCGGCGCTTGGGCTTGTTGGTCTCACCGGCGACGATGCGGGTGGTGCCGGAATCGGGCTTCTGTGACTCGGGGGTGTTTGCCATGGGGAGGTCCTAAGGAAATGTGGGATGCGAAGGGGGCGAAGATCAGGCCCCGTAACATCGCCCGTCGAGGGCAAGGAAGGACCATTCCGGAAAGGTCATGCCTTCACAGTAGGGACTGTCATATTTCCGCTTCAATCCCATAGA
This genomic stretch from Micrococcaceae bacterium Sec5.1 harbors:
- a CDS encoding aminotransferase class I/II-fold pyridoxal phosphate-dependent enzyme; the encoded protein is MSTLSPLPKIGTPSRAWRSRADAWEFLGYAIKQLALDLHSSSDSGLHSQISRTFALLDAVEPYWAEPGVAAVAQLRQLVDDGDPHAALELLGGLAHLPLASGAEQGSVSGGLQESSEDEVAQAEQADRPRFEVLVVDNITAQEAESLKNNMAAQRRPSDAFTYEINVVPSYEDALVAVLLNPDIQAVILRPGFSVRSSQQLGSDLRRFLAGHTPEGLQALRPVKRILGLAEEISGLRPELDVYLVAGVSIESLAGSLTRKFRRIFRRQDHLDLHLSLLSGVAERYEAPFFTALLDYSRRPASVFHALPISRGGSVGNSPWIRDMADFYGTNLLLAETSATSGGLDSLLDPHGSIKQAQDLAARAFGAQRTYFVTNGTSTANKIVHQSLLAPGDVVLVDRNCHKSHHYAFVLAGARVSYLDAYPLDKYAFYGAVPLASLKRRLLEYRRAGRLHEVKMVTLTNCTFDGIVYDVERVMEECLAIKPDLVFLWDEAWFAFARSHPIYRRRTGMASAAALEASFSNPAYAARYAEQAAALHDPVTGEPLDDEAWLNRRLIPNPAKARIRVYATQSTHKTLTSLRQGSMIHVYDQDFMASNQESFREAYMTHTSTSPNYQILASLDIGRRQVELEGFGLVQKQSDLAVSVAQAVARHPLLKKYFRVLTSRDLIEPQYRETSAAMPLREGLAELEDAWQRDEFVIDPSRLTLDISRTGIDGDTFRHSYLMDDHGIQVNKTSRNTVLFMTNIGTSRSSVAYLIEVLVKLAEGFENPHPSSRPRTVPVLSPASSAVSSVPGGSVVVGQTPPLPDFSTFAARFRVDDACEDGDIRAAYFESYKPESTAYLSADELALAVRAGQEVISAGFVTPYPPGFPILVPGQVITRQTLEFMAALDTREIHGFDHERGYRVFVDGSAVSGSGFAEAGVSETAVETAGIGRLPAAS
- a CDS encoding LLM class flavin-dependent oxidoreductase; protein product: MHNKRIGFLSFGHWARVPGSLVPSAGESLKQGIELAVAAEELGIDGAFFRVHHFARQQASPFPLLAAIAARTSTIEMGTGVIDMRYENPLYMAEEAAATDLISDGRLQLGVSRGSPEPALNGAANFGHVPNAGEDTGDMARRHTALFRKAIAGHGVAQADPHYAGGATGLLPIQPLSPGLPQRIWWGAGTRKTAVWAAEQGMNLMSSTLLTEDTGVPFDQLQAEQIHMFREAWAAAGHDFEPRVSVSRSILPIVDEVDNRYFGLRAQADRQDQVGILDGALSRFGKSYIGEPDGLAEELAADAAVQAADTVLLTVPNQLGVEYNAKLLGNVAKHIAPAFGWARQSA
- a CDS encoding dihydrofolate reductase family protein; its protein translation is MGLLTFSINVTLDGCIDHREGIADDETHAHFTRLLEESGAMLWGRTTYEMMEDYWPLVARGDVDAPPAMRDWALKLETKPKYVVSATRSDFPWTNSHHLVGELRTAVQDLKEGTPDGVLVGSGKLATELDRLDLVDEYKFLVHPMITGHGPTLYQGGLPSTRRLELISAEPLSNGAVAMHYRRAD
- a CDS encoding ABC transporter permease translates to MPSNPTTTQERTLPVSETSEHITSPSLKGNPSELRDLEAGLDNLQSDTGRKADIDWKRVLLPIAALVVLVLVWQFYVSLGLKRRDQVPGPLDVLNQLVTLWGEGRVQESVWTSLQRGLIGFLISVVVATPVGLLLAQVAPLRRAFGPLISGLQVLPSVAWVPAAIIWFGLTDGTVYFVVLMGAIPSIINGLISGVDQIPPQYRSVGTVLGANRLQMALQIVLPAALPGYIGGLKQGWAFSWRSLMAAEIIAVGGTIGFGLGSLLDQGRALSDMAVVMSAILLILAVGILIELLVFAPIEKRLLQRRGLLAGSSR
- a CDS encoding ABC transporter ATP-binding protein, translating into MPVVLENLGKRFGDGAPVLDDVNATIAQGEFVALLGASGCGKSTLLNIMAGLEHPTSGALEVPSDGAAFMFQDSALFPWLTARGNIELALQLADKSSSKASRRERATELLELVHLGGAGDKRPHELSGGMRQRVALARSLAQDRQLLLMDEPFAALDAITRDLLHDELERIWKETGRTIVFVTHNVREAVRLGQRVLLLSSRPGRVVAEWDVTEEHRTDAGRAGELTGVITRRLREEIRRHAK
- a CDS encoding ABC transporter substrate-binding protein, with amino-acid sequence MANTPESQKPDSGTTRIVAGETNKPKRRRTLEIGLAVGLVLLIGAGAAVASAVSRSNEAAPAPTTSPAAELKLGYFSNVTHGPALVGISKGIIAKDLGDTKLSTQIFNAGPAAIEALNAGAIDATYIGPNPAINSFVKSNGESVSIIAGAAAGGAQLVVKPEINSAADLKGKVLASPQLGGTQDVALRAWLGHQGYKTNPDGSGDVNINPTENAQTLKLFQDGKLDGAWLPEPWASRLVLEAGAKVLVDEKDLWDKGEFTTTILIVNKKFAAEHPETVKALLKGHVESVNWLNSATPEEKANTINAVLKDTAGKPLPANVIDRALKNITFTTDPLAGTYKKLLQDGVDAGTTKAADINGIFDLRALNEVEGKKTSAAGLGQD